In Thermodesulfovibrionales bacterium, the following are encoded in one genomic region:
- the dinD gene encoding DNA damage-inducible protein D gives MMNNLGSTINELDKAKQRTSNGGEYWMGRSIQTILGYQNWDKFENVIDKAKKACESTGIDPNNHFRRTGKMVEIGSGAQRERADYFLTRYACYLIAMNGETSKLEIGTAQSYFAVQTRRQEIQDKLTADERRLQLRERVKNANISLTSTAKKVGVQKYAIFHDAGYQGLYEMGLADIKRKKGISEKENLLDRAGRTELAANEFRITQTEEKLVRDRINNERDAINMHRDVGREVRSTIKKLGGTLPEDLLPEESIKKLTNKHKKEISTKETPIITE, from the coding sequence ATGATGAACAATTTAGGCAGTACTATCAATGAGTTAGATAAGGCAAAGCAAAGGACATCAAACGGTGGAGAATACTGGATGGGGCGGAGTATTCAAACAATTCTTGGCTACCAAAATTGGGACAAATTTGAAAACGTCATAGATAAAGCAAAAAAGGCATGTGAAAGCACAGGTATCGATCCCAACAACCATTTTCGCCGTACGGGGAAAATGGTTGAAATAGGTAGTGGAGCGCAAAGAGAAAGGGCAGATTACTTTCTAACACGATATGCTTGCTATCTTATTGCAATGAACGGTGAAACAAGTAAGCTAGAAATTGGAACCGCACAAAGCTATTTTGCCGTACAAACGCGAAGACAGGAAATACAGGACAAGCTCACGGCAGATGAACGACGCCTTCAACTTAGAGAACGTGTAAAAAATGCAAACATCAGTTTAACAAGCACAGCAAAAAAGGTAGGTGTTCAAAAATATGCCATATTTCATGATGCTGGTTATCAAGGCCTTTATGAGATGGGTTTAGCCGATATAAAAAGAAAGAAAGGAATCTCCGAAAAAGAAAATTTACTTGATCGGGCTGGCCGAACCGAATTGGCGGCTAATGAATTCAGAATAACTCAGACCGAAGAAAAACTTGTTCGAGACAGGATAAATAACGAAAGGGACGCTATTAATATGCACCGAGATGTTGGTAGGGAGGTTCGCTCTACAATCAAGAAGTTGGGAGGGACCTTGCCAGAAGATTTGCTCCCAGAAGAATCAATCAAGAAATTAACTAATAAACACAAGAAAGAGATAAGTACAAAGGAAACACCGATAATCACGGAATAG